In Gossypium raimondii isolate GPD5lz chromosome 12, ASM2569854v1, whole genome shotgun sequence, a single window of DNA contains:
- the LOC105764296 gene encoding uncharacterized protein LOC105764296 has product MWWMMNEGGGHYCSKKSDDICGDVCGQESSRLSMSRIRCILRGIDFKTYIFVFVMIPTCIFGIYLHGQKISYFLRPLWESPPKPFHDIPHYYHENVSMETLCKLHGWGIREFPRRVYDAVLFSNEVDILTLRWQELYPYITQFVLLESNSTFTGIPKPMVFASNRDQFKFVEPRLTYGTIGGRFKKAENPFVEEALQRVALDQLLKIAGITDDDLLIMSDVDEIPSRHTINLLRWCDDIPQVLHLRLKNYLYSFEFLVDNNSWRASVHRYQTGKTRYAHYRQSDEILADAGWHCSFCFRRISEFIFKMKAYSHNDRVRFSHYLNPKRIQRVICKGADLFDMLPEEYTFKEIIGKMGPIPHSYSAVHLPSFLLENADKYKFLLPGNCIRESG; this is encoded by the exons atgtggtggatgatgaatgaaggaggAGGACATTATTGTTCTAAAAAATCTGATGATATCTGTGGAGATGTTTGTGGCCAG GAATCAAGCCGGTTGAGCATGTCGAGAATCCGTTGTATACTGCGCGGCATTGATTTCAAAACTTACATTTTTGTATTTGTTATGATTCCGACATGTATATTCGGTATATATCTTCATGGCCAGAAGATTTCGTACTTTCTTCGGCCACTGTGGGAATCACCACCCAAACCTTTCCATGATATCCCACATTATTATCATGAAAATGTGTCGATGGAGACGCTCTGCAAACTTCACGGTTGGGGGATTCGTGAATTTCCAAGACGGGTTTATGATGCGGTGTTGTTTAGTAATGAGGTGGATATTCTTACTCTACGGTGGCAAGAGTTGTACCCCTACATTACACAGTTTGTTCTTCTCGAGTCTAATTCCACATTTACTGGAATTCCAAAGCCTATGGTTTTTGCTAGCAATCGAGATCAATTCAAGTTTGTTGAGCCCCGGTTGACTTATGGGACAATCGGAGGAAGGTTTAAGAAAGCAGAAAACCCCTTTGTTGAGGAGGCTTTGCAGCGAGTAGCATTAGACCAACTTCTCAAAATTGCAGGAATTACAGACGATGACTTGTTGATAATGTCGGATGTTGATGAGATACCAAGCAGACATACTATCAATCTCCTCAGGTGGTGTGATGACATACCTCAAGTGCTTCATCTTCGGCTAAAGAATTATCTTTATTCCTTTGAGTTTCTTGTGGATAACAACAGCTGGAGGGCATCTGTCCATAGGTATCAAACAGGGAAAACAAGGTATGCTCATTATCGCCAGTCGGATGAGATTCTGGCAGATGCGGGTTGGCACTGCAGCTTTTGCTTCCGCCGCATCAGTGAGTTCATATTTAAGATGAAAGCTTACAGCCATAATGATAGAGTGAGGTTCTCACACTATTTGAACCCGAAAAGGATTCAGAGAGTAATCTGCAAGGGTGCTGATCTATTCGACATGCTTCCGGAGGAGTACACATTCAAGGAAATAATCGGGAAAATGGGACCTATCCCTCATTCCTACTCAGCCGTTCATCTTCCATCATTTCTTCTAGAGAATGCAGATAAATACAAGTTTCTTTTGCCTGGAAATTGTATTAGAGAAAGTGGGTGA
- the LOC105764295 gene encoding uncharacterized protein LOC105764295 isoform X2 encodes MRLIVTAFVGVVFGFLIGLCFPKLSLTKFSLSTSIFTAIDFKYTEYTKLGPSSSTRVSHPVVNNGSSANVTLKKIWVPSNPRGAERLPPGIVRAESDLYLRRLWGKPSEDLTSKPKYLVTFTVGYDQRKNIDAAVKKFSGNFTILLFHYDGRTTEWDEFEWSKKAIHVSVRRQTKWWYAKRFLHPDIVATYDYIFIWDEDLGVEHFNAEEYIKLVRKHGLEISQPGLEPNKGLTWQMTKRRGDHEVHKETEEKPGWCNHPHVPPCAAFVEIMAPVFSRDAWRCVWHMIQNDLVHGWGLDFALRKCVEPAHEKIGVVDSQWIVHQSVPSLGNQGESLDGKAPWKGVRERCKKEWSIFQTRLSRAEKAYLKEINSTSH; translated from the exons ATGAGGCTTATTGTAACAGCATTTGTTGGAGTAGTTTTTGGCTTCTTGATAGGATTATGTTTTCCAAAATTGTCGTTGACAAAG TTCAGTCTATCAACCAGCATTTTTACtgctattgatttcaaataCACCGAGTACACTAAGTTGGGCCCCTCAAGCTCAACTCGTGTGTCCCATCCAGTTGTTAATAATGGTAGCTCTGCTAACGTCACATTAAAGAAG ATTTGGGTCCCATCAAATCCTCGAGGTGCAGAAAGACTACCACCAGGAATTGTTAGAGCTGAGTCAGATTTATACTTACGCAGATTATGGGGCAAACCCAGTGAG GATTTGACCAGCAAGCCAAAGTATCTTGTCACATTTACTGTTGGTTATGATCAACGAAAGAATATTGATGCTGCAGTTAAAAag TTTTCAGGGAATTTTACCATCCTTCTCTTTCATTATGATGGTCGAACAACTGAATGGGATGAGTTTGAGTGGTCAAAGAAGGCAATACATGTAAGTGTTCGTAGGCAGACTAAATG GTGGTATGCCAAGAGGTTTTTGCACCCTGACATTGTCGCAACCTATGACTACATATTTATCTGGGATGAGGATTTGGGGGTTGAGCATTTCAATGCTGAAGA atATATTAAACTGGTGAGGAAGCATGGACTGGAGATTTCACAGCCTGGTCTGGAACCAAATAAAGGGTTAACCTGGCAAATGACAAAGAGAAGAGGTGATCATGAAGTTCACAA AGAAACAGAGGAGAAACCGGGCTGGTGCAATCATCCACATGTTCCTCCATGTGCAGC GTTTGTTGAGATAATGGCTCCCGTGTTTTCACGAGATGCATGGCGGTGCGTATGGCATATGATTCAG AATGACTTGGTCCATGGCTGGGGTCTTGATTTTGCCCTCAGAAAATGTGTAGAG CCCGCCCATGAGAAGATAGGTGTAGTAGATTCTCAATGGATTGTTCATCAATCCGTTCCCTCTCTTGGGAACCAG GGAGAGTCATTAGATGGGAAGGCACCATGGAAAGGG GTAAGGGAGAGGTGCAAAAAGGAATGGAGTATATTTCAAACGAGGCTTTCAAGGGCGGAGAAAGCATACTTGAAGGAAATAAATTCAACATCTCAttag
- the LOC105764295 gene encoding uncharacterized protein LOC105764295 isoform X1: MGIFTRSVVSRKPNESMRLIVTAFVGVVFGFLIGLCFPKLSLTKFSLSTSIFTAIDFKYTEYTKLGPSSSTRVSHPVVNNGSSANVTLKKIWVPSNPRGAERLPPGIVRAESDLYLRRLWGKPSEDLTSKPKYLVTFTVGYDQRKNIDAAVKKFSGNFTILLFHYDGRTTEWDEFEWSKKAIHVSVRRQTKWWYAKRFLHPDIVATYDYIFIWDEDLGVEHFNAEEYIKLVRKHGLEISQPGLEPNKGLTWQMTKRRGDHEVHKETEEKPGWCNHPHVPPCAAFVEIMAPVFSRDAWRCVWHMIQNDLVHGWGLDFALRKCVEPAHEKIGVVDSQWIVHQSVPSLGNQGESLDGKAPWKGVRERCKKEWSIFQTRLSRAEKAYLKEINSTSH, encoded by the exons ATGGGGATCTTTACACGCAG TGTAGTTAGTAGAAAGCCGAATGAGAGCATGAGGCTTATTGTAACAGCATTTGTTGGAGTAGTTTTTGGCTTCTTGATAGGATTATGTTTTCCAAAATTGTCGTTGACAAAG TTCAGTCTATCAACCAGCATTTTTACtgctattgatttcaaataCACCGAGTACACTAAGTTGGGCCCCTCAAGCTCAACTCGTGTGTCCCATCCAGTTGTTAATAATGGTAGCTCTGCTAACGTCACATTAAAGAAG ATTTGGGTCCCATCAAATCCTCGAGGTGCAGAAAGACTACCACCAGGAATTGTTAGAGCTGAGTCAGATTTATACTTACGCAGATTATGGGGCAAACCCAGTGAG GATTTGACCAGCAAGCCAAAGTATCTTGTCACATTTACTGTTGGTTATGATCAACGAAAGAATATTGATGCTGCAGTTAAAAag TTTTCAGGGAATTTTACCATCCTTCTCTTTCATTATGATGGTCGAACAACTGAATGGGATGAGTTTGAGTGGTCAAAGAAGGCAATACATGTAAGTGTTCGTAGGCAGACTAAATG GTGGTATGCCAAGAGGTTTTTGCACCCTGACATTGTCGCAACCTATGACTACATATTTATCTGGGATGAGGATTTGGGGGTTGAGCATTTCAATGCTGAAGA atATATTAAACTGGTGAGGAAGCATGGACTGGAGATTTCACAGCCTGGTCTGGAACCAAATAAAGGGTTAACCTGGCAAATGACAAAGAGAAGAGGTGATCATGAAGTTCACAA AGAAACAGAGGAGAAACCGGGCTGGTGCAATCATCCACATGTTCCTCCATGTGCAGC GTTTGTTGAGATAATGGCTCCCGTGTTTTCACGAGATGCATGGCGGTGCGTATGGCATATGATTCAG AATGACTTGGTCCATGGCTGGGGTCTTGATTTTGCCCTCAGAAAATGTGTAGAG CCCGCCCATGAGAAGATAGGTGTAGTAGATTCTCAATGGATTGTTCATCAATCCGTTCCCTCTCTTGGGAACCAG GGAGAGTCATTAGATGGGAAGGCACCATGGAAAGGG GTAAGGGAGAGGTGCAAAAAGGAATGGAGTATATTTCAAACGAGGCTTTCAAGGGCGGAGAAAGCATACTTGAAGGAAATAAATTCAACATCTCAttag